A genomic region of Mus musculus strain C57BL/6J chromosome 7, GRCm38.p6 C57BL/6J contains the following coding sequences:
- the Prrg2 gene encoding transmembrane gamma-carboxyglutamic acid protein 2 isoform X3 — translation MRGRPSLLLVYMGLATCLDTSPHREQNQVLDIFLDAPEAQSFLVGRRRFPRANHWDLELLTPGNLERECLEERCSWEEAREYFEDNTLTERFWESYTYNGKGGPGSSSP, via the exons ATGAGGGGCCGTCCTTCCCTGCTCTTAGTCTATATGGGATTGGCCACCTGCCTGGACACCTCACCTCACAGAGAGCAAAACCAAG TTCTTGACATCTTCCTGGATGCCCCAGAGGCCCAGAGTTTCTTAGTTGGCCGCAGGCGTTTTCCTCGTGCTAACCACTGGGACCTGGAGTTGCTGACCCCTGGGAACCTGGAACGGGAGTGTCTGGAGGAGAGGTGCTCCTGGGAGGAGGCCCGGGAGTACTTTGAGGACAACACACTGACG GAGCGCTTCTGGGAAAGCTATACGTACAATGGCAAGGGAG